The DNA window CATGCCATTGTTCAAATCTGGGCAGAAACAATCGTTTCTAAATTATAGACCCGTTTCTTTAACTTGTCATGcatgcaaacttcttgaacacatAACTACTAAACACATTATCACTTTTATGGAGTCTGAGAACATTTTGTGCCGCGCTCAGCATAGATTTCGTAGTGGTTTTAGCACCGTCCACTCAGCTGAATTTACACATGACATCAGTTTTGCTCTTGAGTTAGGTCATCAAGTAGATACGCTCTTCATTGATTTCTCCAAAGCATTTGATACTGTACCACATCGTAGACTATTACCTAAACTAAGCCTTATCTTTATTAACCCTCTTTTTGTTGACTGGATCCGTAGTTTTTCTTTATAATCGTTCACAGtgtgtttattttatttcattcaaGTCCCGTGACGCATCAGTGTCTTCCGGAGTACCACAAGGTTCTATTTTAGGGCCTTTGCTTTTCATTTTATATTAACGACATTCCAAACTCTGTTTCGGTAAAAGTTTGgctttacgctgacgactgcgttCTCTACAATGTCATTTCTACACCTGACGATCATAACAATCTGAATCAATATTTCAAGGTTTTACTGTGAATAGTTTGAACTCTGACAAATGAACATGTTAAAAAACAGTCGTCATGTCCTTTCACAAGCATGCTAATTGCTCATTATTCAATTACTCGTATAAATACACTTCTCTGCGGTGCGCATATGAATATAAGTATTTAGGCCTCCTTCTCACTTCAAGGTTATCCTGGTCAGAACATATTCTAAGAACTTGCAACAAAGCTCtaaaaaacttggttacctgACCCGAACCCTACGTGTTGCCCAGAAATACACTAAACTCATTACATACAAAACACTTGTAAGACCTATTCTTGATTATGCGGCTACCATGTGGAACGCTTGCAAAATTTCGGACAATCACAAAATTGAATCTGTTCAGAAAAAGGCGGTCCGTTTTATATACCGCCGCTATGACAATGTTTTCACCATCATCTCATCTGCATATGCTTGATTTAACCCCTCTTTCCCACCGACATCACATTTATTCTCTGAAACTTCTACACTCTCCATCCACACTCTCCCCCAACACATATCTGACCCGTGCAAAGCCGCTAATCACGAGAAACAGCAATCACTTAAACTTGTCAGTCTTTTTCGCTCGCACCAACACGTTTAAATGCAGTTTTTTCCTAGCACTATTGAACTGTGGAATGATCTGCCTGGTTCTATCCGTTGCTTACCACATAAAGAATTTCGGGATGCTATTGAGTATTCCCTTTAACCATGCTCTCAGGTATGCTTCTTTTGTATTTTGATTTGTATTTGCGACATATTGTATTCATCCACTACTACAACAGCCCTTCTGGGcggcagtatctgtaaataaataaaataaaaataactataaaagccgggatacatggagcggtAAACCAGCGTTAGAGCGACGAAATTCGCGCGGCGGAGAACGCTTGACCCTCGGCTGCCAAAAATTTGACGCTAGCCGGCTTCCCGGTTGTATCGGAAAAACTCCGTCCGGCAAAAATTGCCGCCGGAAGTGGCGAGAGCGCCTCGCGCGCTAACAAGGCGTCGCAATGATAAATCTCCACCGACTCGCGGCAGCTGGCTGAGAGCCGCCGAAcgtttttgtgtgtttttcatGTTTGGCTGGTGCCTCCATTTAAGTAACGACAACTGGATCGTGATATTAGCCAGCAGGGCTTATAAAAAAGCCCACATCGTTGGAACTTACGCTCACTATCCAGCGTCATCTGAAGGTACCACTTTCGGGCACGGCCTCTCGGGTAAGATTTGGTAGTTGTCTCACTGTAATTGTGCTCTCCCAGGTATATGCATTTTAGTTGAGCTCGTTCTTTGCGGCCTGAAGTAATATCTTGAACCCCACAAGTATCTAACTGCTTTAGTGGCAGTCTATGCAGGTACCATTTCTAGTACTTTGTATTTCGATATTTGTTTTACGTACGCTGCTACTAGATCATGACCGTCAGTCATGCGTTGTTTAACACCAAGGGAAAAACTTTTTTTCTATCTGAGTACGAGAGCTCACAGGAAAGAAAAATGTATGCTCCTGCTGTGAGGCAATTGCGCTTTGGTGCCGACATATGAGCAAAATATACATGTTCCTGTTTGTTAGGTACTGACTAGTCTCGTAGCAAGACACTCACAGAATAAGTACCCCATATGTCTTGTCATCGAATTGTTTCAAGCAAACAGGCTCAGGTATTGAAGATCTGTTAGTGGCGGATTCATTACTAAACTGGCGAGATATTACATCAAAATGCTTGATAGACAAATGATGATTTCATTCTGAAATACAACACGGAACTACTTTTCCTCTCATTCCTGCAGGGTAACATTTCAAGGCGACTATTGTACAACGTCGAGATATAACATCAGAGGTGCTTGCTAATATCTTGTTCAGAAACCTTTGATAATTTTTGCTTTCtacaagggagagagagagagagggagagaagaggGTTTTTTTAAACGGACATTTATTTGGGGGGCCGTTCAGCTCGCGCCCTGGATGTGGCGGTAGGAGCTGCATATTGGTCACGTACAAGAGGCACACTCTTGGAAGGAGCTTTGCTGTGCAGTCGTTCAGTACTTCGTCATGGTGTGAAGCATCAATTATCGGATGCTAGAAAGCGTGTGAAATTAGGAAAAGAAAATGATCACCGCATCTCGCACACTGCGAGTGGGCGCTGATAAGTGTTGAGCTTCACTTAGGCAAAATTGAGATAAGTAGCTGAATATTGCACGGCTGTATTCACTAATTCGTCTCTGTTCAGTGGCGGGAAAATCACCTCCTCATGTTGTCagcttgtctttctttttcatgTCCAATGTGAGCCTGGCAGTTCCTCCAGAAATGTTTAGTGCAGAAGAGTGTATGACCATAATTAAGTTCTTGTTTCTCATAGAGAAACATGCTCAGAAAATCCATGAAGAATAGCCACAAACATTGTGCGACAGTGGCCCTCCATATGATACCGTTATACTTTATGTCATCAACATCAAAGCTGTCCGTTTCGGTGTTGAAAGTGATAAACCTAGCGAAAGGCCAGTTTCGGTCTCTGTGCCTGCAAATGCGAAAGCTATACATGAGATGATCATGGAGAACAGCCTATCGTCAGTCAAAGGTACTGCTACATATCATTGAATATCATACTATTACCTACGATGACTTGCAGATATGAACGTTCGCAGCAAATTGGATGCAAAAATTGCGGGCACATGAACAAAAAAGGGAACGTGCAGAGACATCGGCGGCAGCTTCGGAACATCTTGCCACAAATGTGATTTTCTGGACAAACTGGTAACGGGGTAAGAAACATGAATCGAGCTCAATGAGCCAAAGTAACAGTCACCAGAATGGAAGCTCAGTGGCTCTCCCGAAATCACAGAAGCTTTGTGTACAATGCTCGGTGCAGATGTAAATGCCAACAGTGTTTGTTTTTTAATGAGAAATTCCGGTGGTGATCCACCTCCTTCAGGGTTCAACAATTACTGCCGAATATTATTGTCGTTTATTGGCGAATATCGGCCGAACATTAAAGAAAAATGCTGAAGAAGGCTCTCCACAGGTGTGATCCTATTGTGTGACAGTGCCTCGTCACATACTGCACGTGAAACAATAGGCAAAACTAACGTCCTGAATCTTTCTAGTGTTGCTCCATCCGCTCTTTTACCCGACATGGCGACTTGTGACTATCGTTGTGGCCCAATCTCAAGAACACTTTAACATACAATGGTTTAGGAGTGTTCCGGAAGCAACTAATGCGGTATTTTAGTCGTTATACACTGCCAGACGAAGAACTTCATCAGCTCGGACTTAAGCAGACGAAGGATAGATGTCGCAATTACACTCACTTTCTGGGGGAAGCTATAAAACAGTGGTCGGCTTCCTAGCGCAATTTTTTCTAAGTAAGGCTCGATGCATATCAACACCACTTTGGGTCAACATATCAACAACTGCTAGGGTCAACATTACAGTAGGTGCTTTACGGCGGCCTGAGCTTGGTATTGTCTGGCTTATTTGGCTACAGCAAGTCTGGATGTCTGACTTGTTAAGTCAGCACTTCGGCGACTCGGGGTTATGTGCGCTATAGAATTGATCAGGACTGCGTATTGTACCAGCATTTCCTGAACTAACTGCGATGTAGCAACGAGAACCTTTAGGTAATTAGAAGAAGAAGGACGCAAGTATGCGTGCTTCAGTGTTTATATTGCTGCTGTACGGTTTGACGTAGCTACAGAAAAGAGGGTGGAGTTTGCTTGACGACGCGGCTATTATGACCCTTAAACGCCCAGTGACCACCGTATCGTTGTTTTGAATTCAATACCGAAAACACTCGTTATCGAGTGCTTTCGGCATGCAGAAGATGCAGTACGCAGAATATAAGTCATTCGTGATTACCACAGATGTTTGGTAAGCACTGTGTGGCATTGTAATTTGTAGTGTGCATTGTAGTGCTTGCGTTCGCAGTAAGCTGAATGAATTATGTTTACGCTTTGAAAAGAAGAAATCATCAGGCAGATAAACCGAACCTCTCAAAAGCTGTAGTATTAACATGTGCATTCGTCAACCCTAGGAAAAGTAAAACCAGTCAAATGAAAGAGTTTTCTATACATAGTTTTCACGGACGTCACAACCGGGGCGTATGGGGTAGGGGGCCGCCATTGTATACGGAGAAATACTGCCGTGGAGCCGGCCTTTGCTGCGTGTGCCGGGTGCAATACTTTCGCGCTGTGCGTGTTCTAATACGGTACAGCGTCGCAATGCTGATGTGTGACATGATCGGCTTCAGTGCGATAAGCAGTCTGCGGCACCGAAAACGAACACGGAGCCAGGAACCGGGCTGTACTGCTTGCCGAAAGTGAGAACTCGGCAATGCGAGCGCACGAAAGTGTTGTCGGAGGAGCGTCGGCATCTCTGGCTCGCTCGCATAAACAGGAAAGATGTAAAGAATCTACTTTTTACGCCTACACTTAACCAGAGTTACAGAAGGCCGTATTTAGGTAAGGGAATAGCGAAATAAGGTATGTTGCGTCGTACACAATGCCTGGCAGCGTCGAGCATTTGCAGCAGTGAGCAATACACGGTGTCGTATAATGAACAGATAACGAACGAGTTCATGCAAATGGGTACCGTGTTAACCGCTTTATTCCAGCGGTAAGGATTTAccaatatattttttaaatgtttgtaaCCTTACCTCGCTCAACACGGTGACGCGCTTGGAGAGTAGCCGCATTGCTGTCATGCCGCTTACCCGGCCACTTGTGAAGTAGTTGTGAGCCTCAAGAGACTTGTATGATTTCATTCAATAAGAGATACGTGGTTCGTCGACAGCGCCAAATAATTTACAATGTAAGCATGCGTCGTAACTGGCAGCAGGTCGACGTCCGTAGTCGTGTAGGTCCCGCCGCACAACGTGTACGGATACACCGTCGCACACGTTGATTTTGCTTCGTAGCGAGCACGCGTTGGGCCCACCATCTTCGCAAAATATCATGGGTGGAATTCCTTCCGCCTGGCAGTCACCGTCATTGAACACGCGATCGTTCGAAAATCGCAAAATCAACGCCGAAAGACTGCACAGGCGGCGCTCAAACATTCGGGCGCATCGGTTGCAGTGCTCCAACATGGCGGACGACCGCTAGCAGACGgcgctgtgacgtcacgtgaaaacgATGTATAGAAGGTCATTACTTGGCTCATTTCCATTCAAAATGGTTGGTAGGATACATTGTGCATATGTAGCGTCCGACGTCATATGCGTCGAAAAATTTATTACGCTACCCTTTTCAGACGGAAGGCGTGTTAGAATCTGCAAGAAGTGGTTAGAATGTTCACGAGAGACaccattttcattttctttctgcgTTTTGTCTGCAGGTAAACGAACTGCCATGCCACCAAAAAGGCCATACTTTCAGCTAATTGATGGGGTTCCGAGACCCCCTGTCTTTGACCCGGTGGTGTTTAAGAGCGGTCTCAACTTGAAATTCAAGGAAGGCGATGTACTGCTGTCGACATACCCAAAGAGTGGAACAAAGTGGCTCGTCTACATAATGCAACTTATCCTCAAGGAAGGCAAGCCGATAATTAATTTTGAGGACTTTTTGGACAACGCACGCACACTCGAGTACACAGGCGATGAAGACTGGCGGACGATGCTGGCGCTTCGAATATATTTCACCCACCAGCCTCCCCGCAAAGAGAACATGGGTGCAGGAGCCAAGTTAGTGTACGTTGCTCGCAACCCTTGGGACGTCTGCGTTTCCTTCTGCGACATGGTGAAAGACCTAAACGTCTATCGATTCCAAGATGGCACATTCGATGACTTCTTCGAAGGTTTCCTGGCGGGAGACTTCGGATTCGGCAGCTACTTTGAGCACGTAGCTTCCGGATACGCATTGAAGGATGAGCCGCAAGTCTTCTTCACTACGTTCGAGGAGCTCAAGAGGGACACCAGGGGAACCGTACTCCGTCTGGCGTATTTCCTGGGAGAGCGCTACGGCAGAAGTTTGGAAGACGTGAGCAATGGCATGCTAGATACATTGCTTGAGAGATGCTCGCCGCAGTTCATGAAAGACGTCATGGTCGTTCACTTGCAGAATGCTAGAGATACTGGGTGGTACACGCAGGCAGTGCGTAACCAAGTGATTAGCACCAGAGGTTACCAGGGAGACAAAAACAAGTACACCATCGTTAGAAGTGCCAAGGTAGGCAGTTGGAGGGATACCTTCACGTCAGAGCAGCTACGTCGTTTAGAAGCAAAGATCGTGGCCGAAGGCGATAGAGCTTCCTTCATGAGCCTGTGGGAAGACATTCGACGGGAGGCCCTCACTCTTTCGGAGCAGCCTTGACGGTGAAGTAATCAGCGTCATTTCCCTGccctttttttttgcgcgctGCATTGGTTCTGCTTATCAGGAAAAGAACTATGATCCGCAGAGTGAGCTTTGCGCCTTTTTCAAAAATGCAACTTCAAAGCCGGAAAGCGCATTTAAAAATTGTGCGAACTAGAAATAAAAGTAAAACACGTTTAATATGTATTTATCGTTCTCGGTAAGTTCATTCTGATAAGTAGATAAAGTTCCTGTAAGCAATGTTGTCTCCGCAACGTTACTTTCTTTGCTATGTACTCTACTTATGCAAAATCACTTAAAACCGCAGCTAAGCACTGACCGCCTTGTAGAATTATCAGCAGCATGCAGAATATTTCAAACAGCGAAAATATGTGCTAACAAAAGTGTTTTTTCGCTACGTGCATCGTACCGGTATGCTATGATAAGAGAGAGACAAGCGCAACTTCTTGCTGGTACTACTTTTTGTGTCGAGAATACACTTGCCAATAGGCCTTTGTTTTTGTAACGATGAACCTCCGAGCGCAGACCGAATACATGCCTGTAGTGCGAAGAAAGAGGGTATATTTTCTGTGGGTTCCTCTAGTCTACTGTCAAATTCGGCCACCCATAATTGGCCGGACTTGTACGAGCTATAAGCAGAGGCACACGCAGCCAGTTTCCTCGTGGTCGCTACAGATTCACCTAACCTGTAGATTGGGCGATGTCTGGTTTTATCATGTTTGGTTTTTCTTTTGGCTTGTACTAAATCACTGACTCTTTTTGTCGTCCTGTTATattccctattgggattgacagtatgtataaataaataaatatataaataaaaaaatcagaaCGCACTCCAAATAGACAGCCGACtgggtggactcttacagaacagAGAGGGTTGACCCTTTGGATTTTATCCCAAAAGAAGCACTGTCTGCGATGCGCTTCGTAGACTACTCTGTGGGTATCCCGTTTCTGATGAAGTGCCAATGTGAGCCCGGCAAGAGCGCTATAAGTGGTACGCATGTGACTGCGTTGAACACGCAAGGTGCAAATGTGAGTCCGCAATCACCTATAATAAACGTGTACGACTTGCACGCGGCCTTAACTTGGTTTCAAACATCGTTTTGTGTACTGTTGCTAAGCATAGCTGCAAAAAAGGTAGAGTTGCTGCTCGAGCAGGGCGAGATCTGGGTATTTTGCAACTTATTCTACTGAAAGTTCGTTGTGGCTCGCAGTAGCAGCCGATCACGCGAAGTCCCGTTGTGTGCcaatcgtcaccgaccatcaagCAACAATTTGATGTAAAGAAATGCAAGCATAAGAAACTGAAGAACACAGAACAGACGACGACCAAAGCGAATAGTTAATAAATACTTGGGATGTCCTTTATAATTTTGTCGCGTCAGCTGGTGTCTAGTTCTCTTCATGGTTCTTCGCGACTCGACGAGATTTGGTCACTTCAAGAACGCGAAACTCCCATACCACTATGCCCTATGTCGAAGGGCGCACCAAAGAAACAGCCTCTGAATGTCTTGGCTGATGATCGTGATTCGGCGAGCGCTGTTCGCCTACAAACTCAAGCGTCATCATACTCTGGGTTGACTATGGGCAGATTTGAGGCGGTGAGTGTGTgacgaaaaattaaaaattaagaaATGGAGCAAAAGTAGCATTGCTTTTGCTCCATTTTGTTACTTTGTAGTTTTGTACAACAATATTTTTAAAACGCCCCGTTATCTCAGTTTTGAATGTGCTTATTATCTGAACATGCTTTGATACTAACCCACTTGCAGTCGACATGTAGCCTTTTTATGACAGGCACACTGCAGGAACTGGCAATGAAAATCCTAGGAGGAAATCTCATGAAACACCACGCTATTACCTGGTGTTCGGCGCACGCCGGAGTCACGGGCAACACGAGGGCGGACCGCCTCGCTAGAGAATATAACATGCGAGCAACGGAACGCACTCTCGTCGAATCTGGGATCACAACAAAAGATATCTTGGAGGCACAGAGACGAGGAAGGCAATGGTATAGCTTTCCAGACCCATCCTTGGACTCATCGCAAGTGCGGGACTAGCGCAGATTAGAAACCTGTAATACCCACATCTACTCCTACTACACCACAAACACCCCACCCGGTACCCCAACACTTTCCCGTGGTGTGGGGGGCGGCCGTCTCTTGGCCGCATCACATGGTCATGCCAGAGTCGGCCACAAGAAATCCAATCACCCCTTTTGGGGCAAAACTCCAACAGTAGAGAGTCGGAGGTGTGGCTAGCCAGCACGGTTGGAGGACCAATTTGCCCTGCTCGACAAAGCCCGGCGTGCCGCGATCGCCAGTGGGACCTTGGACCGAGAGACGCACCTACTGGATCTGGATGTaatttttaaataaaagtttATACTACTGCtacatcattccagcgtagaatttcacttcgcttctgtcgccgtaatggggaggccacgtttacggggttatgagcgattgcttaagagggtatgacccattcattgtcttacgtgacggacagatttaattttgaagcaatttcatttcgaagaattgcaagaGCCAGTGGCggccgaatgctgctaaccacgccaccgagctatctcgatacatcgaacgcaagcgacaacagcgatgAGCACAGATTTGTACTACGCAACGGAAGGAAACgcagaaggaaagggaaggaaatgcAGTAGGTCACGTACACACACAAGCTTctcacccccattttctcgacatggaaagactggtgcttttaacagcggagctgtttaagctcttggttgcgccgcgtagtgcgaacaaaaagtgctcctggcgatgacgtcaccgtgcctagcaaccacctcgcggagcggcgtgtgcttcgcctcctctccgtgccgtgcacatgttgccttgacatgggacgttaaggaaagggaaggagagcatgcacgcggcgcgcactatgctcgggagaaagaaaaattcgagcgagagagagagaaataaattgtagcagcaccaacgaggcaacgcgtacAACTGCTGCCAACGCCCTCCGCATTTCCCCGTTTCCCCATGTTCGCGCCGAATGCACTCTGTGTCCGTGAATGCAGCAGgcgtctctggcggcggctcggaagGTTATGACCAGCCaagccccggcaagtgtggaggcgcaggaATGGCTGGAGAACtacgaccgagtgagtgagtacaagcactgggacgacactcaaaaacttcgccacgtcgccttctacctgtcccatgtcgcgaatACGTGGTTCTTTAGCCATAAAAGtgccttgcccgattggaccgCCTTCCAGCACtaagtccggaagattttcggaacgccatccatccgttctgaagtttcaaatcAACAGCTCGATGtgcgcatgcaacaaccaggggatACGTACActtcttacattgaagacgtcctttccctttgccgccacgtcgacgcggcaatgagcgagaccgatcgcGTTCAACACACTTTAAAAGGCActggacacgttgcgtttaacgcactggcagttaaaaaccccacaattgtggacgatgtcatcgcgacctg is part of the Dermacentor silvarum isolate Dsil-2018 unplaced genomic scaffold, BIME_Dsil_1.4 Seq960, whole genome shotgun sequence genome and encodes:
- the LOC119435853 gene encoding sulfotransferase 2A8-like, producing MPPKRPYFQLIDGVPRPPVFDPVVFKSGLNLKFKEGDVLLSTYPKSGTKWLVYIMQLILKEGKPIINFEDFLDNARTLEYTGDEDWRTMLALRIYFTHQPPRKENMGAGAKLVYVARNPWDVCVSFCDMVKDLNVYRFQDGTFDDFFEGFLAGDFGFGSYFEHVASGYALKDEPQVFFTTFEELKRDTRGTVLRLAYFLGERYGRSLEDVSNGMLDTLLERCSPQFMKDVMVVHLQNARDTGWYTQAVRNQVISTRGYQGDKNKYTIVRSAKVGSWRDTFTSEQLRRLEAKIVAEGDRASFMSLWEDIRREALTLSEQP